One part of the Nitrosopumilus sp. genome encodes these proteins:
- the hisA gene encoding 1-(5-phosphoribosyl)-5-[(5-phosphoribosylamino)methylideneamino]imidazole-4-carboxamide isomerase, whose protein sequence is MKIIPAIDLMDGQVVRLYKGDPNQKTVYSDDPVEIAKKWESNGADMLHIVDLDATLGLGSNISIIKKILEQVTIPVEVAGGLRDESLILDVIKICDRVVIGTLAFKDKALLKKLLLSLGPEKIVISVDHKDGEIVIHGWQDRIGIKLIDSIKEFLEIGFTEFLLTNVSRDGTLEGPDLEFLEQACNLENTNVIASGGISNVNDVKDVKGKNPYGVILGKALYENKISIEEAKRIA, encoded by the coding sequence ATGAAAATTATTCCTGCAATTGACTTGATGGATGGGCAAGTAGTTCGGCTATACAAGGGTGATCCAAATCAAAAAACTGTGTATAGTGACGATCCTGTAGAAATTGCAAAAAAATGGGAATCAAATGGAGCTGATATGCTGCATATAGTGGATTTGGATGCAACTTTGGGATTGGGTTCCAACATTTCTATCATTAAGAAAATTTTAGAGCAAGTTACAATTCCAGTTGAAGTAGCTGGTGGTCTGAGAGATGAATCACTAATTTTAGATGTTATCAAAATATGTGATAGAGTAGTAATTGGAACTTTGGCCTTTAAAGACAAGGCATTGTTAAAAAAATTACTCTTATCTTTGGGTCCTGAAAAAATTGTAATATCAGTTGATCACAAAGATGGTGAAATTGTTATTCATGGATGGCAGGATAGAATTGGAATCAAACTAATTGATTCAATCAAAGAATTTCTTGAAATAGGATTTACTGAATTTTTACTAACAAATGTAAGTCGTGATGGAACTCTGGAAGGCCCTGACTTGGAATTTTTAGAGCAAGCATGCAATCTTGAGAATACCAATGTAATTGCCAGCGGTGGAATCTCAAATGTCAATGATGTTAAAGATGTTAAAGGAAAAAATCCATATGGAGTAATATTGGGAAAGGCTCTTTATGAAAATAAAATTTCAATAGAGGAGGCAAAGAGAATAGCATGA
- a CDS encoding threonine synthase, with product MTKTSLQCRECKKDYENAFKYICDECFGPLDVKYDFPALTRNTFSNREHTYWRYFELLPVENKSNIVSIGAGMTPLIKADNLGKKLGLNNLYIKNDSVNPTFSFKDRPAGVAVSKAKEFGLSAVGCASTGNLASATAAHAAKARMPCHVFAPSNIEMAKITQALSYGANYIAVDGTYDDANRIAAQIGDSKGIGIVNINMRSHYVEGSKTFAFEVAEQLDWQVPDQVIIPVGSGAMLNAICKGFEELQTVSLINDVSNMHMIAAQPHGCAPIVDAFKKNSKEVIPVENPDTIAKSLAIGDPGDGRYVLKRLSQYNGFAEECNNKEILDAILLLAQTEGIFTEPAGGVSISVLQKMVEQGKIDANDKVVCYVTGNGLKATESIMEVLKKPDVMKADISEISAVVN from the coding sequence TTGACTAAAACATCATTGCAATGCAGAGAATGCAAAAAAGACTATGAAAACGCTTTCAAGTATATCTGTGATGAGTGTTTTGGACCCCTTGATGTAAAATACGACTTTCCTGCACTCACTAGAAATACATTTTCAAATCGTGAACATACCTATTGGCGATATTTTGAATTACTGCCTGTAGAGAATAAATCAAATATTGTCAGCATTGGCGCTGGCATGACTCCTCTAATTAAGGCTGACAATCTTGGAAAAAAATTAGGTCTAAACAATCTTTACATCAAGAACGATTCTGTAAATCCTACATTTTCATTCAAAGACAGACCTGCAGGAGTTGCAGTGTCAAAAGCAAAAGAATTTGGATTGTCTGCTGTTGGTTGCGCGTCTACTGGTAATCTGGCGTCAGCTACTGCAGCACATGCAGCAAAAGCTAGAATGCCTTGCCATGTATTTGCTCCAAGTAACATTGAGATGGCAAAAATTACACAGGCGTTATCTTATGGTGCTAACTATATCGCGGTTGATGGAACATACGATGATGCAAACAGAATTGCTGCACAAATTGGTGACAGCAAAGGAATTGGAATAGTAAATATTAACATGCGTTCTCATTATGTGGAAGGGTCTAAAACATTTGCATTTGAAGTTGCAGAACAACTTGATTGGCAAGTACCGGATCAAGTTATAATTCCAGTAGGAAGTGGTGCAATGCTTAATGCTATTTGTAAAGGATTTGAGGAACTACAAACTGTTTCATTAATTAATGATGTATCTAACATGCACATGATTGCAGCACAACCACATGGATGCGCACCTATAGTTGATGCATTTAAGAAAAATTCCAAAGAAGTAATTCCAGTTGAGAATCCTGACACCATTGCAAAAAGTCTAGCTATTGGTGATCCTGGTGACGGCAGATATGTTCTAAAACGTCTTTCACAGTACAATGGATTTGCAGAAGAATGTAACAACAAGGAAATACTTGATGCGATTTTATTGCTTGCACAGACTGAAGGAATATTCACAGAGCCTGCAGGCGGTGTCTCAATCTCGGTTCTCCAAAAAATGGTAGAACAAGGAAAGATTGATGCAAATGACAAAGTAGTATGTTACGTAACTGGCAATGGTCTCAAGGCAACAGAATCAATCATGGAAGTTTTGAAAAAGCCTGACGTAATGAAAGCAGACATATCAGAAATTTCGGCGGTAGTAAACTAG
- the hisF gene encoding imidazole glycerol phosphate synthase subunit HisF, whose translation MTLTKRIIPCLDVKNGRVVKGLHFESIKDAGDPVELAKKYSDEGADELVFLDITASDEQRETIKDLVRKVASVIDIPFTVGGGVKSLDDARNILLNGADKVGINTGAIKNPQIITELMELFGRQCVVVAIDAKRNYELKDGTTVFSENGKSFWYEVFIYGGKKETGIDVIQWAKKVDKLGAGEILLTSIDRDGTKDGYDILLTKSIVDSVSIPVIASGGCGKPSDMVDVFEKSNVDATLAASIFHYETHGVKGVKTYLKEKEIPVRL comes from the coding sequence ATGACTTTAACAAAAAGAATAATCCCGTGTCTTGATGTAAAAAATGGCAGAGTGGTAAAGGGCCTTCATTTTGAATCGATAAAGGATGCAGGAGATCCTGTGGAATTAGCTAAAAAATACAGTGATGAGGGTGCTGATGAATTGGTATTTTTAGACATTACTGCATCTGATGAACAAAGAGAGACAATCAAAGATTTAGTTAGAAAAGTTGCATCCGTAATTGATATCCCCTTTACTGTTGGTGGCGGTGTCAAATCATTAGATGATGCAAGAAACATTTTACTTAATGGTGCTGACAAAGTCGGTATCAATACTGGCGCAATAAAAAATCCGCAAATAATTACTGAATTAATGGAATTGTTTGGCAGGCAATGTGTTGTAGTTGCAATTGATGCCAAAAGAAATTATGAACTAAAAGATGGTACAACTGTTTTTTCTGAAAACGGGAAATCTTTTTGGTATGAGGTTTTCATTTATGGCGGAAAAAAAGAAACTGGAATTGATGTAATCCAATGGGCAAAAAAAGTAGATAAACTAGGTGCTGGAGAGATTCTACTTACCAGCATTGATAGAGATGGAACAAAAGATGGCTATGATATTTTATTGACAAAATCAATTGTTGATTCTGTATCTATTCCCGTGATTGCATCAGGTGGTTGCGGAAAACCATCTGATATGGTTGATGTGTTTGAAAAATCAAATGTTGATGCCACATTGGCTGCGTCCATTTTTCACTATGAAACTCATGGAGTAAAAGGTGTCAAAACATACCTAAAAGAAAAAGAAATTCCTGTAAGGTTATAA
- the hisB gene encoding imidazoleglycerol-phosphate dehydratase HisB — translation MVIRKATIKRNTKETSVQVSVNVDGTGKTNIKTGINFLDHLIVSFGKHGMMDLKINAKSNDGIEHHLIEDTAITLGQAIDKALGSRKGITRFSYASVPMDESLAEASIDLIKRPFWKLTLLIKRNKIEDVSKEDLEHFFQSLLQNLNSCIHLTVKYGDNDHHKVEAAIKSLAVAFRYASLMDKKQKGIPSTKGSM, via the coding sequence ATGGTTATTAGAAAAGCAACAATCAAACGAAATACCAAAGAAACCAGCGTACAAGTATCTGTAAATGTTGATGGAACCGGTAAAACAAACATCAAAACTGGCATTAATTTTCTTGATCATCTGATTGTATCTTTTGGAAAGCATGGAATGATGGATTTGAAAATCAATGCAAAATCTAATGATGGAATTGAACACCATCTAATTGAAGATACTGCAATTACTCTGGGACAAGCAATAGACAAAGCACTAGGATCCAGAAAAGGAATTACAAGATTTAGCTATGCATCAGTTCCAATGGATGAATCGCTGGCTGAAGCTTCAATTGATTTGATAAAGCGACCATTTTGGAAATTAACTCTATTAATTAAGCGAAATAAAATTGAAGATGTTTCAAAAGAAGATCTTGAACATTTTTTCCAATCATTACTTCAAAATCTGAATAGCTGTATTCACCTTACTGTAAAGTATGGGGATAATGATCACCACAAAGTTGAAGCTGCCATAAAGTCACTTGCAGTTGCTTTTAGATATGCATCTTTAATGGATAAAAAACAAAAAGGAATTCCAAGTACAAAAGGTTCAATGTAA
- the hisH gene encoding imidazole glycerol phosphate synthase subunit HisH has protein sequence MVSVAIFDYGAGNIFSLKNSLEKAGATVDVIANFDESNKYSGLLLPGVGNFDPAINSIRNYSKTEFQDYVGEMPVLGICLGMEMFFEKSEEGKEKGLNVIDGEVIVLPPTLKVPHMGWNDLEIKKPGKLLEGIDDGSWVYFVHSYRVKPISDNVITAVSDYGIKVPAVVEKDNFIGTQFHPEKSSAVGKIMIKNFLDVCKK, from the coding sequence ATGGTCAGTGTGGCAATCTTTGATTATGGTGCTGGAAATATTTTCAGCTTAAAAAACTCGTTAGAAAAAGCAGGAGCTACTGTTGATGTAATTGCAAACTTTGATGAGTCTAACAAATATTCTGGCCTCTTACTTCCTGGTGTTGGAAACTTTGATCCTGCAATTAACAGCATCAGAAATTACTCTAAAACTGAATTTCAAGACTATGTGGGAGAGATGCCAGTACTGGGAATCTGTCTTGGTATGGAGATGTTTTTTGAAAAAAGCGAAGAAGGAAAAGAGAAGGGACTCAATGTAATTGACGGTGAAGTGATTGTACTTCCCCCAACTCTTAAAGTCCCTCATATGGGATGGAATGATCTTGAAATCAAAAAACCGGGAAAACTTCTTGAAGGTATTGATGATGGCTCATGGGTTTATTTTGTTCACTCTTACAGAGTAAAACCAATCTCTGATAATGTAATTACAGCAGTGTCTGATTATGGAATAAAGGTTCCAGCAGTAGTTGAGAAAGATAATTTCATTGGTACCCAATTTCATCCAGAAAAATCAAGTGCTGTTGGAAAGATAATGATTAAGAATTTTCTTGATGTGTGCAAAAAATGA
- a CDS encoding HAD hydrolase-like protein, with amino-acid sequence MTLIKKFDGIYFDDSSIDLLDGIDAVIFDCDGVLIDITKSYDLAIIKTTKYILETFAKINDSVDVDFKIIDGFKSTGGFNDEVDLTYAAIISLIAAKKLQKDPYDFIFDVIKNADSTGIESVEKYLDALTDISEIKKQLSYPGSHHENILYQNFDQIFYGPELYEKLFAKSSKFSSPGLIEQDDVILNDELLEKLQNKFNSKIAMVTGRGKESVSYSLKELINKFDLKNSAFLEDEPRELAKPNPKSLLDSISGMNSISTLYVGDSMEDFIMAKKATDLGHKTIFCGIIGTSKTPKEKLELFERNGAILVLDSINFLPKVLNLE; translated from the coding sequence ATGACTCTGATAAAAAAATTTGATGGAATTTATTTTGATGATTCAAGCATTGACTTACTTGATGGAATAGATGCTGTGATCTTTGATTGTGATGGTGTTTTAATTGATATTACAAAATCATACGATTTGGCAATAATTAAAACCACTAAATACATTTTAGAGACTTTTGCAAAAATTAATGACTCTGTAGATGTGGATTTTAAAATAATTGACGGGTTCAAATCCACTGGTGGATTCAATGATGAGGTTGATCTCACATATGCTGCAATAATTTCCCTAATTGCAGCAAAAAAATTACAAAAAGATCCATATGATTTTATTTTTGATGTGATAAAAAATGCTGATTCTACAGGTATTGAATCAGTAGAAAAATATTTGGATGCTCTAACTGATATCTCTGAGATTAAAAAACAATTATCTTATCCCGGCTCACATCATGAAAATATTTTGTATCAAAACTTTGATCAAATTTTTTACGGGCCAGAATTATATGAAAAATTATTTGCCAAGTCTTCAAAATTTAGTTCTCCGGGTCTAATTGAACAGGATGATGTTATTTTAAATGATGAATTGCTTGAAAAACTACAAAATAAATTCAATTCAAAAATTGCAATGGTTACTGGAAGAGGAAAAGAATCTGTAAGTTATTCATTAAAAGAATTAATAAATAAATTTGATTTGAAAAATTCAGCATTTTTGGAGGATGAACCAAGAGAACTTGCAAAACCAAATCCTAAATCTCTTTTAGATTCAATTAGTGGCATGAATAGCATTTCTACATTATATGTTGGGGATTCAATGGAAGATTTCATCATGGCAAAAAAGGCCACTGACTTGGGACACAAAACTATTTTTTGTGGAATTATAGGGACTAGCAAAACTCCTAAAGAAAAACTTGAATTATTTGAGAGAAATGGCGCCATCTTGGTATTGGACTCGATTAATTTCCTTCCAAAGGTATTAAATTTAGAATAA
- a CDS encoding ThiF family adenylyltransferase, translated as MANITFTIPSVLNQSGGEKKTEISADSLTDAFAKISELMGDDFKRRVLEGDGTPRSLINIYINGKNAKFSSGMDTLLKDGDEVYILPAVAGGSEELSAKELDRFSRQVMLEEIGYNGQLKLKNSKVCVVGVGGLGNPITSRLAAMGVGTLRIVDRDVIELSNLHRQTMFDEDDVGQIKVEVAAKKLQKLNPDCNIEALAVSVNDYTALEVVEGCDVVIDALDSVNARYALNKACVKFGIPFVTGAAVGVSGQAFTILPKESACYFCMFPDLNEDTMPTCSIEGVHPSILSIVGGIEVAEAVKIIIGKKPSLSEKILHIDLENLDFNSVRTFRAEECPICGTGKLEVIPKEELILEELCGRNRGKRTYSITPTETFDLDVNNVTGIAKEKGFLVENQGNLGLSMRTNELSVSFMKKGSAVIVGPKDEAEAIALYKSLLGREIKA; from the coding sequence GTGGCAAACATCACATTTACAATACCTTCAGTTTTGAACCAAAGCGGAGGGGAGAAAAAGACTGAGATTTCAGCTGATTCCCTTACTGATGCCTTTGCCAAAATTTCAGAATTAATGGGTGATGACTTTAAGAGAAGAGTTTTGGAGGGTGATGGCACCCCACGCTCATTGATTAATATCTACATCAATGGAAAGAATGCAAAATTCTCTAGCGGCATGGACACTTTACTAAAAGACGGTGATGAAGTTTACATTTTGCCTGCAGTAGCTGGTGGTTCAGAAGAACTATCTGCAAAAGAGCTTGATAGATTTTCACGACAAGTAATGCTTGAAGAGATTGGCTACAATGGACAACTAAAACTAAAAAATTCCAAAGTCTGTGTTGTTGGGGTTGGCGGTTTGGGAAATCCAATTACGTCAAGGTTGGCTGCAATGGGGGTTGGAACTCTGAGAATTGTTGACAGAGATGTAATTGAATTATCAAATTTGCACAGACAAACAATGTTTGATGAGGATGATGTTGGCCAAATCAAAGTTGAAGTAGCTGCAAAAAAATTACAGAAACTAAATCCTGATTGTAACATAGAGGCATTAGCAGTATCTGTTAATGATTACACTGCACTTGAAGTAGTTGAAGGGTGTGATGTTGTAATTGATGCACTTGATAGTGTCAATGCAAGATATGCGTTAAACAAAGCATGTGTGAAATTTGGAATTCCGTTTGTAACAGGAGCTGCAGTTGGGGTTTCAGGACAAGCATTTACTATTCTACCAAAAGAATCCGCATGTTATTTCTGTATGTTCCCTGATCTAAATGAGGATACAATGCCGACATGTAGTATTGAGGGTGTTCATCCATCAATACTGTCTATAGTTGGTGGAATAGAAGTTGCAGAAGCTGTAAAAATTATTATTGGGAAAAAACCAAGTCTGTCTGAAAAAATACTTCACATTGATTTGGAAAACCTTGACTTTAACAGTGTCAGAACATTTCGAGCTGAGGAATGTCCAATTTGCGGAACAGGAAAACTTGAAGTCATTCCTAAAGAAGAATTAATCTTGGAAGAACTGTGTGGCAGAAACAGGGGAAAGCGAACATACTCTATTACTCCAACTGAAACATTTGATCTTGATGTAAATAATGTAACTGGCATTGCAAAAGAGAAAGGATTCCTTGTAGAAAATCAGGGAAACTTGGGATTGTCAATGAGAACTAATGAATTGTCTGTAAGTTTTATGAAGAAGGGATCGGCAGTTATTGTTGGTCCAAAAGATGAGGCAGAAGCTATTGCATTATACAAAAGCCTCTTAGGAAGAGAGATCAAGGCATAA
- the hisI gene encoding phosphoribosyl-AMP cyclohydrolase: MQKSIDDIDFEKSGGLVPVIVQDIITKDVLTLAYANKESLELAKKTGNSWFWSRSRNKLWMKGEESGNTQKIKEILVDCDSDAIIYLVEPSGPACHLGEKVCFHNTLEK; this comes from the coding sequence ATGCAAAAATCTATCGATGATATCGATTTTGAAAAAAGCGGAGGTCTAGTTCCAGTAATTGTTCAGGATATAATTACAAAAGATGTTTTGACTCTGGCATATGCAAACAAAGAATCACTTGAACTTGCAAAAAAAACAGGAAACTCTTGGTTTTGGAGCCGCTCAAGAAACAAACTCTGGATGAAAGGAGAGGAATCAGGTAATACTCAAAAAATTAAAGAAATTCTAGTTGATTGCGATTCTGATGCAATTATTTATCTTGTAGAGCCGTCAGGTCCAGCTTGTCATTTGGGTGAAAAAGTATGCTTTCATAATACTTTAGAAAAATAA
- the hisC gene encoding histidinol-phosphate transaminase, translating to MKKNWFDEKIKKFSLIGGYKKPELLKDAVKLDSNENYVIPKQFQNDILLSAKKSSDIREYPLGGVERLIDMISKFIKVPSSMIGVGNGSDQILDLILSNFASKETKVLTSNPTFGFFEERCKLYSIPLIAIPFSNSMKLDIKDFMKQSKDADILYLDSPNNPTGFQFSKNDLTKLVKSFEGLVIIDEAYGEFGDYSLANMVKTQENLIVVQTLSKSFGLAGLRLGYFIANKKFTDTFMTVLQYPYPLSTITIESGISALEKSDLMKDAADNIKTERKRIIETLQKYDSFEVFDSKANFVLFDAHGSYKRVFAALAEQGISIRKLGKIGSHEGCLRVTIGTKEMNSKFLLAIRDLLG from the coding sequence ATGAAAAAAAACTGGTTTGATGAAAAAATAAAAAAATTCTCTTTGATTGGTGGTTACAAAAAACCTGAACTTCTTAAAGATGCTGTAAAGCTTGATTCAAATGAAAATTATGTAATTCCAAAACAATTTCAAAATGACATTCTTTTGTCTGCAAAAAAAAGCTCTGATATAAGAGAATATCCACTTGGTGGGGTAGAACGATTAATTGATATGATATCCAAATTCATCAAAGTACCTTCTTCGATGATTGGAGTAGGAAATGGCTCTGATCAAATTTTGGATTTGATACTTTCTAATTTTGCATCAAAAGAAACCAAAGTTCTTACATCAAATCCTACATTTGGATTTTTTGAAGAACGCTGTAAATTATATTCAATTCCATTAATTGCAATTCCATTTTCAAACTCAATGAAATTAGACATTAAAGATTTCATGAAACAATCTAAAGATGCAGATATACTTTACCTAGACTCTCCAAATAACCCGACTGGATTTCAATTCTCAAAAAATGACTTGACTAAACTCGTTAAATCTTTTGAGGGTCTTGTGATAATTGATGAGGCATATGGGGAATTTGGTGATTATTCTCTTGCAAACATGGTAAAAACTCAGGAAAACTTGATTGTAGTGCAAACTCTTTCAAAATCATTTGGTTTAGCTGGACTACGATTGGGATATTTTATTGCAAATAAGAAATTCACTGATACTTTTATGACTGTACTACAATATCCTTATCCTCTAAGTACAATTACAATTGAATCCGGAATTTCTGCTTTAGAAAAATCTGATCTCATGAAAGATGCAGCGGACAATATCAAAACCGAAAGGAAAAGAATTATTGAAACTTTACAAAAATATGATTCCTTTGAAGTCTTTGATTCCAAGGCTAATTTTGTGCTTTTTGATGCTCATGGTTCCTACAAGCGTGTATTTGCAGCACTTGCAGAACAGGGAATCTCAATTCGTAAACTGGGAAAAATTGGAAGTCATGAAGGGTGTCTTCGAGTTACAATAGGTACCAAAGAGATGAACTCAAAATTCTTGCTGGCAATTCGTGATTTATTGGGATGA
- the hisD gene encoding histidinol dehydrogenase, with protein sequence MRIIKVSNVEKFASKIIPKHPQKNKSIIESILKDVKKNGDKAIRKYEKKFSKAKITSLRLSHVEIKNAYSKVSKSELDAIRLAKTRLEKTEKSIKSLLKNKTINNDGIKITKKFIPIQSAGCYVPGGLARYPSSAIMSIVPAKVAGVPRIAVVSPPNSDGTIDPLTIVAADICGANEIYKTGGVQAIAALSFGTKTIPKVDKIVGPGGAFVTGAKFLASDQTGIDMLAGPTELGIIADNSANPKFVALDLISQAEHSSDTFCYLITTSEKLAKSVNNMISELLSKIQRTNLVKSSLKNNGFIAICKTTSEMIKLANILAPEHLQIMAKNPSSISSQITSSGLVLLGNNSPSSASDYILGSNHILPTNGFGKIRGSLSVLDFIKTNTEVNCSKSSLPKLSKHLEILTKAEGLFNHYESVRGRLE encoded by the coding sequence ATGAGAATAATCAAAGTATCTAATGTTGAAAAATTTGCATCTAAAATTATTCCAAAACATCCTCAAAAAAATAAATCCATAATTGAATCCATTTTAAAAGATGTGAAAAAAAATGGCGATAAAGCAATAAGAAAATATGAAAAAAAATTCAGCAAGGCAAAAATCACTTCTTTACGTTTGTCTCATGTTGAAATAAAAAATGCATATTCTAAAGTGTCAAAATCTGAACTTGATGCAATTCGTTTAGCAAAAACTAGACTTGAAAAAACAGAAAAATCAATTAAATCACTATTAAAAAATAAAACAATCAATAATGATGGAATAAAAATAACCAAAAAATTCATTCCAATACAGAGTGCTGGATGTTATGTTCCTGGAGGTTTGGCACGATATCCAAGTTCTGCTATAATGTCTATAGTTCCAGCTAAAGTTGCCGGAGTGCCAAGAATTGCAGTGGTATCACCACCAAACTCTGATGGTACAATTGATCCACTGACAATTGTTGCAGCAGACATTTGTGGTGCAAATGAGATATACAAAACAGGCGGTGTACAAGCAATTGCTGCACTATCGTTTGGAACAAAAACAATACCCAAAGTTGATAAGATAGTTGGTCCAGGAGGTGCATTTGTAACTGGTGCAAAATTTCTTGCAAGTGATCAAACTGGAATTGACATGCTTGCAGGTCCTACTGAATTAGGAATTATTGCAGATAATTCAGCAAATCCAAAATTTGTTGCATTGGATTTAATCTCACAAGCAGAGCACAGTAGTGATACTTTTTGCTATCTTATTACTACTTCAGAAAAACTTGCAAAATCAGTAAATAATATGATTTCTGAATTGCTCTCAAAAATTCAAAGAACAAATCTTGTAAAATCAAGTCTGAAAAATAACGGCTTTATTGCAATTTGTAAGACTACATCTGAAATGATAAAACTTGCAAATATACTTGCACCTGAACATCTACAAATAATGGCAAAAAACCCATCATCAATTTCCTCCCAAATTACCTCTTCTGGCCTGGTTTTACTTGGGAATAATTCTCCATCTTCTGCAAGTGACTATATTTTAGGCTCAAATCACATTCTTCCTACCAATGGATTTGGAAAAATCCGCGGTTCCCTTTCAGTTTTGGATTTTATTAAAACCAACACTGAGGTTAACTGCTCAAAGTCCTCATTGCCAAAACTTTCAAAACATTTAGAGATATTAACTAAAGCTGAAGGACTTTTCAATCACTATGAATCAGTTAGAGGTAGGTTAGAATGA
- the hisG gene encoding ATP phosphoribosyltransferase — protein MSEVKFAIPKGSLEEATFKLLERSWTKVNRKSRTYRVYLDDPSIIVKMLRPQEIPTMVAEGLYDVGITGKDWVGETNSDVEAILDLEYGKIRLVIAFPDKYNYKNLDEMIADYGKKKKTLRISSEYLTTASKFLKQSKSYKKYHGSKDPLIVTPWVRLGTNKSVQIHLSFGATEAKPPEDVDAIMDVTETGTTLKQNKLKIVDEVLTSTAHLIVNKNSLKDPKKREKIFDIVTLMRGAVHGRKYLHIYLNVEEKNLKKLLAEMPSLKRPTVSPLSEEGWFGINTVIKKEEFHKLIPKLRKIAQGLVVHEPRQILELEEIKRDEEN, from the coding sequence ATGTCTGAAGTAAAATTTGCAATTCCTAAAGGAAGTTTGGAAGAGGCCACTTTCAAATTATTAGAAAGATCTTGGACTAAAGTTAATCGAAAGAGTAGAACTTATCGAGTATATCTGGATGATCCAAGTATAATTGTCAAGATGCTTCGTCCACAAGAGATCCCAACTATGGTGGCAGAAGGACTGTATGATGTAGGCATTACTGGTAAGGATTGGGTTGGAGAGACAAATTCTGATGTTGAAGCTATTTTGGATTTAGAATATGGAAAAATCAGACTGGTGATAGCTTTTCCAGACAAATATAATTACAAAAATCTTGATGAGATGATTGCAGATTACGGAAAAAAGAAAAAGACACTTCGTATATCTTCAGAATATCTTACTACAGCTTCAAAATTTCTAAAACAATCAAAATCATATAAAAAATATCATGGCTCCAAAGATCCACTTATCGTAACACCCTGGGTCAGATTGGGAACAAACAAAAGCGTCCAAATTCATTTGTCCTTTGGTGCAACTGAGGCAAAGCCTCCTGAAGACGTAGATGCTATAATGGATGTAACTGAAACCGGAACAACATTAAAACAAAATAAATTGAAAATTGTAGATGAAGTTCTTACATCTACTGCACACTTGATTGTAAACAAAAACTCGCTAAAGGATCCCAAAAAACGTGAAAAAATATTTGATATCGTCACTCTTATGAGAGGTGCTGTTCATGGCAGAAAGTATTTGCACATTTACCTGAATGTCGAGGAAAAAAATCTAAAGAAACTTTTAGCTGAAATGCCATCTCTAAAGAGACCTACTGTTAGTCCACTAAGCGAAGAGGGATGGTTTGGAATAAACACTGTAATTAAAAAAGAGGAATTCCACAAACTCATTCCTAAACTCAGAAAGATTGCTCAAGGTCTTGTGGTTCATGAACCACGACAAATTCTTGAGCTCGAGGAGATCAAGCGTGATGAAGAAAATTGA